Proteins from a genomic interval of Rubinisphaera italica:
- a CDS encoding carboxypeptidase-like regulatory domain-containing protein, whose amino-acid sequence MKISFLKSAVAGLACLGMAMPTQIMAEGVSTNQVASKVQIADVALTQGMLNGKVVDSQGQIINGTVVKVSLGSKVVGSAVTNANGEFAVSNLDSGLYQVSTSQSQSVVRLWEGEVAPPAAKSKVLIVNGATVRAQDNPFDYVVLGTAVVGVALGGAALADGGGDTIIVSP is encoded by the coding sequence ATGAAAATTAGTTTCCTCAAAAGTGCTGTCGCCGGTTTAGCCTGTCTTGGAATGGCGATGCCAACTCAGATTATGGCTGAAGGCGTTTCCACCAATCAGGTTGCCAGCAAAGTTCAAATCGCTGATGTTGCGTTGACTCAAGGCATGCTGAACGGAAAAGTTGTTGACTCTCAAGGCCAGATCATCAACGGAACTGTTGTAAAAGTCAGCCTCGGCAGCAAAGTTGTCGGATCTGCAGTAACCAATGCCAACGGTGAATTCGCTGTCAGCAATCTGGATAGCGGTTTGTACCAGGTTTCAACAAGCCAGTCTCAATCAGTCGTTCGACTCTGGGAAGGCGAAGTTGCTCCTCCGGCAGCCAAAAGCAAAGTTCTGATCGTCAACGGTGCAACCGTTCGTGCTCAGGACAATCCTTTTGACTATGTTGTTCTCGGAACAGCTGTTGTCGGTGTTGCCCTCGGTGGTGCTGCTCTGGCAGATGGTGGTGGCGATACAATCATTGTCAGCCCATAA
- a CDS encoding protein-glutamate methylesterase/protein-glutamine glutaminase, giving the protein MADSFRIFIVDDSLIFRQIVRQACIQIPNVEIVGSSGDGRQAIHKIQELKPDLVTLDLEMPVFSGLEVLKSVNKTQCPSKFIMLSSVTQAGAKETIECLNAGALDFIMKPQGSSREENMQKLVKEISVRVKLIQDHVNCDHEPSKRPVNTPAPAVVPSLPPKILTASPVENNCQSNIGWLSDQGVVGIGVSTGGPASLKQVIPNFPRDFPLPILIVQHMPPLFTKSLAQNLNQQSPLEVKEAEQGEKVNKGVVYIAPGGLQMRVTNDGMHKIIELTDDPPENSCRPAVDYLFRSLVKEYGSKTLGVIMTGMGSDGFLGAQAIKKAHGKVFVQDKESCVVYGMPRFPTEAGIVDAILPLNQISQAVQRASTQECFV; this is encoded by the coding sequence GTGGCTGATTCCTTTAGAATATTTATCGTGGACGATTCCCTGATCTTTCGTCAAATTGTTCGCCAGGCGTGCATCCAAATTCCCAATGTTGAAATCGTCGGAAGTTCTGGTGACGGTCGACAGGCAATCCACAAAATCCAGGAACTCAAACCTGATCTAGTTACGCTTGACTTGGAAATGCCGGTCTTTAGCGGGCTGGAAGTCCTCAAGTCTGTTAATAAAACGCAATGCCCTTCAAAATTCATCATGCTTAGCTCAGTCACCCAGGCTGGAGCAAAAGAAACGATTGAATGCCTGAATGCGGGCGCTTTGGACTTCATAATGAAGCCGCAAGGCAGCTCTCGAGAAGAGAACATGCAGAAACTCGTCAAAGAGATTTCTGTGAGAGTCAAATTGATTCAGGATCATGTCAATTGCGATCATGAGCCGAGCAAACGGCCAGTGAATACCCCTGCACCTGCAGTCGTTCCCTCACTTCCCCCAAAGATATTGACTGCCAGTCCAGTTGAAAATAATTGTCAATCAAATATCGGCTGGCTTTCTGATCAAGGTGTGGTCGGGATTGGCGTCTCGACAGGCGGACCCGCTTCTCTCAAACAAGTGATTCCCAACTTTCCGCGAGACTTTCCGTTGCCCATTCTTATTGTGCAGCACATGCCTCCGCTCTTTACAAAGTCGCTTGCTCAAAACTTGAATCAACAGAGTCCGTTGGAAGTGAAAGAAGCCGAGCAGGGCGAGAAGGTTAACAAGGGGGTAGTTTACATCGCTCCAGGTGGACTTCAAATGCGTGTTACCAATGATGGAATGCACAAGATCATTGAACTCACTGACGACCCACCAGAAAACAGTTGTCGACCTGCTGTTGATTATCTTTTTCGATCTTTAGTCAAAGAATATGGCAGTAAGACTCTGGGGGTCATTATGACCGGTATGGGAAGCGATGGGTTCCTGGGGGCACAGGCGATTAAGAAAGCCCATGGAAAGGTTTTCGTTCAGGATAAAGAGAGTTGCGTTGTCTACGGAATGCCTCGATTTCCGACAGAAGCCGGAATTGTTGATGCAATTTTACCGCTCAATCAAATTTCTCAAGCGGTCCAGCGGGCCTCGACTCAGGAGTGCTTCGTATGA
- a CDS encoding PAS domain S-box protein, translating into MISTFSSSKNRLKKIVNNQATEVNPQAPDTKKQSIDLKCQLEAINKSMAVIEFNMDGIVLDANENFLKTLGYSLNEVVGQHHRMFCQAEYANSQEYRAFWEKLNRGQYESAEYKRIGKDGKEVWIQASYNPILDENGRCLKVTKFATDITNQVKSKEEAFRLQNLIENSDAAFMMVDRDFVVTYHNKATIDLLTKYQDVLRKVFPSFNLNNLLGTCIDKFHKDPSHQRKMLSDPRNLPYKTDIPLGPLTISLNVTAVYDSKGDYVGNTLEWEDVTEKRSQEARNADYSGQISAISKSQAVIEFNMDGTVISANDNFLSAVGYTLEEIKGKHHRIFCEKDFVESSEYRSFWDKLNRGEYQASEYKRLSKQGNIIWIQASYNPIMDLKGKPYKVVKYATDVTEQKKVLSLVADAAMQLASASAQLKSVSSEMTNNASETCGQANLAANAAQQVNENVQTVASAIEEMNASTREISTNANEAFNVATVAVKVAETTNRTVSQLGVSSAEIGKVVKVINSIAEQTNLLALNATIEAARAGEAGKGFAVVANEVKELAKETARATEDISQKIEAIQSDTTKSVDAIAEITSVISKINEISNTIASAVEEQSATNSEISRSVSEAATGTTGITGNISRVAEAANSTTDGAAESQKSADELSAMAESLRKLLSNFKY; encoded by the coding sequence ATGATCTCTACGTTTTCCAGTAGCAAAAACCGCCTGAAAAAAATCGTCAACAATCAGGCCACTGAAGTCAATCCCCAGGCCCCTGATACTAAGAAACAGAGTATTGATCTGAAGTGTCAGTTGGAAGCCATTAACAAATCGATGGCTGTGATTGAATTCAATATGGATGGAATCGTTCTCGATGCTAACGAGAACTTTTTGAAAACACTCGGGTACTCCCTGAACGAAGTGGTTGGACAACATCACCGAATGTTTTGTCAAGCCGAATATGCGAACAGCCAGGAATATCGTGCCTTCTGGGAAAAATTGAATCGCGGACAGTATGAATCTGCTGAGTACAAGCGAATTGGAAAGGATGGAAAGGAAGTCTGGATTCAGGCTTCATACAACCCCATCCTTGATGAAAATGGACGATGCCTGAAGGTTACCAAATTTGCAACGGACATCACAAACCAAGTCAAATCCAAGGAAGAGGCGTTTCGTTTACAAAACCTTATCGAAAACTCAGATGCGGCCTTCATGATGGTCGACCGCGATTTTGTTGTCACTTATCACAATAAAGCAACAATAGATTTACTCACGAAATATCAGGATGTCCTGCGTAAAGTCTTTCCCTCGTTTAATCTCAACAATCTTCTGGGAACCTGTATTGATAAATTTCACAAAGATCCCAGCCATCAGAGAAAAATGCTCTCGGATCCAAGAAATCTGCCTTATAAAACAGACATCCCTTTAGGACCTCTGACCATTTCGCTGAACGTGACAGCAGTTTATGACTCCAAGGGGGATTACGTTGGAAACACACTTGAGTGGGAAGATGTGACCGAAAAACGTTCTCAGGAAGCTCGAAACGCGGATTACTCTGGTCAGATCTCAGCCATCAGCAAATCCCAGGCTGTCATTGAATTCAATATGGATGGAACAGTGATTAGCGCGAATGACAACTTCCTCTCAGCGGTCGGTTACACCCTGGAAGAAATCAAGGGCAAACACCATCGTATCTTCTGCGAAAAGGATTTCGTAGAAAGCTCGGAATACCGGTCCTTTTGGGATAAATTGAATCGGGGAGAATACCAAGCTAGCGAATACAAACGCCTTTCTAAGCAAGGAAATATCATCTGGATTCAGGCGTCTTACAATCCGATTATGGATCTAAAGGGCAAACCCTATAAGGTTGTCAAATACGCGACCGATGTCACTGAGCAAAAGAAAGTCCTCTCTCTGGTCGCCGATGCTGCCATGCAACTGGCCAGTGCTTCGGCTCAACTCAAATCTGTCAGTAGCGAGATGACCAACAACGCCAGTGAAACTTGCGGCCAGGCTAATCTTGCTGCCAATGCTGCTCAACAGGTTAATGAAAACGTTCAGACTGTTGCCTCAGCCATTGAAGAAATGAACGCTTCAACTCGTGAAATTTCAACCAATGCCAACGAAGCGTTCAATGTCGCAACTGTGGCTGTGAAAGTTGCTGAAACAACAAACCGAACCGTTTCTCAGCTGGGTGTCAGCAGTGCAGAAATTGGTAAAGTTGTCAAAGTGATTAACTCAATTGCAGAGCAAACGAATCTGCTCGCATTGAACGCGACGATCGAAGCCGCTCGAGCAGGCGAAGCTGGCAAAGGCTTTGCTGTTGTCGCTAACGAAGTGAAAGAACTGGCCAAGGAAACGGCACGAGCCACTGAAGATATCAGTCAGAAGATTGAAGCGATTCAGTCGGATACGACAAAATCTGTAGATGCGATCGCTGAGATCACAAGTGTGATCAGCAAGATCAACGAAATCTCTAATACGATCGCAAGTGCTGTTGAAGAACAGTCCGCGACTAACAGCGAGATCAGTCGTTCGGTTTCTGAAGCGGCCACCGGAACTACGGGAATCACCGGTAACATTTCACGCGTCGCAGAAGCTGCAAACTCAACAACAGATGGAGCTGCAGAATCACAGAAATCTGCCGACGAGCTTTCTGCCATGGCAGAATCTTTGCGAAAACTGTTGTCGAACTTCAAGTACTAA
- a CDS encoding chemotaxis protein CheW: MQNDRAIALPQKADLIQLVTFRVEDSWMGINIDHIQELNRHIEPTRVPAVDSYVSGVVHLRGEVVTLIDLRILLGYPQAESTESQKAIVVDLGDERIGMLVDHVDDVCTFSCDLIEDYPSHLHQSNYDYFESIINTDNKVISVLNIANVLSVSLTH; this comes from the coding sequence ATGCAAAACGACAGAGCAATCGCTTTGCCGCAAAAAGCGGATTTAATCCAATTGGTGACCTTCCGCGTGGAAGATTCCTGGATGGGAATCAATATCGATCACATTCAGGAATTGAATCGCCATATCGAACCAACTCGTGTTCCGGCCGTCGATTCCTATGTGAGTGGAGTTGTTCATCTTCGAGGAGAGGTCGTCACTTTGATTGATCTGAGAATTCTGCTCGGGTATCCACAAGCCGAGTCCACTGAATCGCAAAAAGCGATTGTCGTTGACCTGGGGGATGAACGAATCGGGATGCTGGTCGATCACGTGGATGATGTCTGCACATTTTCCTGCGATCTAATTGAAGACTATCCCTCACATCTTCACCAGTCAAATTATGATTATTTTGAATCGATTATCAATACCGATAATAAAGTGATCTCGGTACTGAATATCGCAAACGTTCTCTCTGTTTCGTTGACTCATTGA
- a CDS encoding CheR family methyltransferase, translated as MTPSAIEVQMICRKVDELCGIQWDESKTYLIESRLKPLLNSFGLTSYEALIRSIPLNDKLRIALIDAITTRETLFFRDDAAYQALEHKALPEIIDARSGTLFPKKLRIWSAACSSGQEPYSIGMMLHRMIPDIHNWNIQIHATDISEAAIAHASRGRYSDLEMSRGIPADIKAKYFTRVGSEWQICDQIRSLVSFEKRNLLNPLTALGRFDVVLCRNVAIYFDLPVKRDLFERLANVMETHGVLIVGTSENLMGYGQRWAPQRHCRSVYYRPNLLEQPC; from the coding sequence ATGACACCGTCAGCAATAGAAGTCCAGATGATTTGCCGCAAAGTCGATGAACTTTGCGGAATCCAATGGGACGAAAGTAAAACCTATCTGATCGAATCGCGTCTAAAACCTTTGTTGAATAGTTTTGGTTTGACAAGTTATGAGGCATTGATTCGTTCCATTCCGCTCAATGATAAACTGCGTATCGCACTGATTGATGCCATTACGACTCGCGAAACGCTGTTTTTTCGTGACGATGCCGCCTATCAGGCGTTGGAGCACAAAGCACTTCCCGAGATCATTGACGCCCGATCTGGTACCTTATTTCCCAAAAAGCTCAGGATCTGGTCAGCGGCCTGTAGCAGCGGTCAGGAACCATACAGCATTGGTATGATGCTGCACCGGATGATTCCAGATATTCACAATTGGAATATTCAAATTCACGCCACAGATATCTCAGAAGCAGCTATTGCTCATGCAAGTCGAGGTCGATATAGCGATCTCGAAATGAGCCGCGGTATTCCTGCTGATATCAAAGCCAAATACTTCACGCGAGTTGGCTCGGAATGGCAGATCTGTGATCAGATACGTAGTCTCGTCTCGTTCGAGAAGAGAAATCTGCTTAACCCACTGACGGCTTTAGGACGATTCGATGTCGTCTTGTGTCGCAATGTCGCGATTTATTTCGATCTGCCAGTCAAAAGAGACCTTTTCGAACGTCTGGCAAATGTGATGGAAACACATGGTGTTTTGATTGTCGGAACGTCAGAAAATTTAATGGGGTATGGCCAACGCTGGGCTCCTCAGCGACATTGCCGGTCTGTTTACTATCGCCCCAATTTACTGGAACAACCTTGTTGA
- a CDS encoding hybrid sensor histidine kinase/response regulator, whose protein sequence is MFEDCVDLINDFVVESRDGLEGIDNQLLEIEASGENVDTDIVNEVFRAIHSIKGASGFLGLDSVGRLAHSLENILDLLRNGQFVIDSHRVGVMLSAIDKLRFLIENVHTSNEHDVSHEITQLEQLTNSRETVTTTIPVETAIDVKQTPCCTQDDFQAALENGQQIYEVTFDLFESTESNPDLTDFIERLGDLGTVLGGYLDSAALTNWDANQTNSPLPWTVSIATQLDQESLARFFMLPVENIKPAQQIVEQPGVEDNTPVCETDNSIEKHQHDVSLTTEIAHKPSAKVQPVTAPPTAESSIRVSVTVLNRLMNLVGELVLGRNQLLQTIGSENDRVLLSVASRIDQVTSEVQEAVMKTRLQPIGNVFNKFTRIVRDLSQKLNKQCELDIKGKDVELDKTIIEGIGDPLTHLIRNAVDHGVETPEVRQKAGKPAVGRLELNAFHQEGKVNIIISDDGAGIDAERLRKKAVEKSILTSAEAEQLSTEEAVRLIFHPGFSTADQISDVSGRGVGMDVVRTNFEQLGGTVDVETNVGKGTRFIVRLPLTLAIIPSLVVSSRGNRYAVPQMSVSELVRVQRSEWSSRMEKIRGTKLLRLRGNLLPLVDVNSNNQPQADGELADSINIVVLNYGEIQFGLIVDALHDTEEIVVKPLGRHIKNVSWLAGATILGDGQIAFIIDVAGLANQKRIGLIETSDVERQELLEKHDDQETLEALMIANHPDEQFAIPISQISRIEKISPAEIETIDGRLVMKYRGSSLPLLSLERHFHTRPIEFGSEIYIVVCQIFDSEVGLITPEVLDTHRIGTELDTQTLQAAGLLGSTIVNQKTTRVLDIFQMAKSEYPHMIPDKLSVTHNNTGAGKLVLAEDSNFFRSKMKSFLEEENWTVYDFENGSEAWEFLKSTQESFDLVITDIEMPVMDGFEFCQKIRASDHWNHIPVIAVTSLADSESHARSQAVGITEHMIKLDRAKLIETLSRYISHS, encoded by the coding sequence ATGTTCGAAGACTGCGTAGACCTGATTAACGACTTTGTCGTTGAATCCAGAGATGGGTTGGAAGGTATCGACAATCAATTGCTGGAAATTGAAGCCAGTGGTGAAAATGTTGATACCGATATTGTGAATGAAGTCTTTCGGGCAATCCATTCGATTAAAGGAGCCTCAGGCTTCCTGGGTCTGGACTCGGTCGGCCGGCTGGCGCACAGTCTGGAGAACATCCTGGATCTGCTTCGCAATGGCCAATTTGTAATCGACTCCCATCGAGTAGGTGTGATGCTCAGTGCGATCGATAAATTACGCTTTCTAATCGAAAATGTGCATACGTCCAATGAACACGATGTATCACACGAGATTACTCAACTCGAACAACTTACAAACAGTCGTGAAACCGTAACGACCACGATTCCAGTCGAGACAGCCATCGATGTAAAACAAACCCCCTGCTGTACTCAAGACGATTTTCAAGCAGCCCTCGAAAATGGTCAACAAATTTATGAAGTCACGTTTGATTTGTTTGAAAGCACGGAATCAAATCCAGATTTGACGGATTTCATTGAACGACTGGGAGATCTAGGAACAGTTCTGGGAGGATATCTCGATTCGGCTGCCCTGACGAACTGGGACGCGAATCAAACCAATTCCCCACTTCCCTGGACGGTCAGCATTGCCACACAATTGGATCAGGAGTCTCTCGCCCGATTCTTCATGCTTCCTGTCGAAAATATCAAACCTGCTCAACAGATCGTGGAGCAGCCAGGTGTTGAGGACAATACCCCTGTCTGCGAAACCGATAATTCAATCGAGAAACATCAACACGATGTTTCTTTGACTACAGAAATTGCTCACAAGCCCTCAGCTAAAGTTCAACCGGTGACAGCACCTCCCACTGCTGAAAGTAGCATCCGTGTTTCTGTCACTGTCCTGAATCGATTGATGAATCTGGTCGGCGAGTTGGTGCTGGGACGGAATCAACTCTTGCAGACGATCGGTTCTGAAAATGACCGCGTTCTGCTCTCAGTCGCCTCCAGAATTGATCAGGTGACAAGCGAAGTGCAAGAAGCAGTGATGAAAACTCGACTGCAGCCAATTGGAAACGTATTCAACAAGTTTACGCGAATTGTGCGGGATCTGAGTCAGAAACTGAATAAACAGTGTGAACTCGATATCAAAGGAAAAGATGTCGAACTCGATAAAACGATCATCGAAGGCATCGGCGATCCACTGACCCATTTGATACGCAATGCCGTTGATCATGGTGTGGAAACTCCTGAAGTCCGACAGAAGGCCGGGAAACCTGCGGTCGGACGACTCGAACTTAATGCTTTTCATCAAGAAGGCAAAGTCAACATCATCATCAGCGATGATGGAGCTGGAATTGATGCCGAACGACTTCGCAAGAAGGCGGTCGAAAAATCAATATTAACAAGTGCGGAAGCCGAACAGCTTTCCACAGAAGAAGCGGTCCGGCTGATTTTTCATCCTGGATTTTCAACAGCCGATCAGATCAGCGATGTCAGTGGACGCGGTGTCGGGATGGATGTTGTTCGCACCAATTTCGAACAGCTCGGCGGGACCGTGGATGTGGAAACGAACGTGGGAAAAGGGACCAGATTCATCGTTCGACTCCCGCTGACTCTGGCCATTATTCCGTCTCTGGTCGTCAGTTCCCGAGGGAATCGGTATGCCGTTCCTCAAATGTCTGTTTCGGAACTGGTACGCGTACAGAGAAGTGAATGGTCGAGCAGAATGGAAAAAATTCGTGGAACCAAACTTCTGAGGCTTCGCGGTAACCTGCTGCCGCTGGTGGATGTGAATTCGAATAACCAACCGCAGGCCGACGGTGAACTTGCCGATTCTATCAATATCGTCGTTTTAAATTACGGTGAAATTCAGTTCGGTTTGATTGTCGATGCGTTGCATGACACTGAGGAGATCGTGGTCAAACCACTCGGGCGTCACATCAAGAATGTCAGCTGGCTGGCGGGTGCAACAATTCTGGGTGATGGTCAAATCGCATTCATTATCGATGTTGCGGGATTGGCCAACCAGAAACGAATTGGCTTAATCGAAACCTCAGATGTTGAGCGACAGGAGTTGTTGGAGAAACATGATGATCAGGAGACTTTGGAAGCCCTGATGATCGCCAATCATCCCGATGAGCAATTCGCCATTCCCATCTCTCAAATCTCCCGCATTGAAAAGATTTCCCCTGCCGAAATCGAGACGATTGATGGTCGACTGGTGATGAAGTATCGCGGCAGCAGCTTACCGTTACTCTCACTGGAGAGACACTTCCATACACGACCGATCGAATTCGGCAGCGAAATATATATCGTCGTCTGCCAGATCTTTGATTCTGAAGTGGGACTGATCACCCCCGAAGTTCTCGACACTCATAGAATTGGAACCGAACTGGATACGCAAACACTTCAAGCGGCTGGTTTACTGGGTTCCACAATCGTAAATCAGAAAACAACTCGGGTTCTCGATATTTTCCAGATGGCCAAAAGTGAATATCCCCACATGATCCCTGACAAATTGTCAGTCACTCACAATAACACTGGTGCCGGGAAACTCGTGCTCGCAGAAGACTCCAACTTCTTTCGCTCAAAGATGAAGTCTTTTCTGGAAGAAGAAAACTGGACAGTCTACGACTTTGAAAATGGGTCCGAAGCCTGGGAATTTCTCAAGTCAACTCAGGAATCATTTGATCTTGTGATCACAGATATTGAGATGCCAGTCATGGATGGATTTGAATTCTGCCAGAAGATACGAGCCAGTGATCACTGGAACCACATCCCTGTGATCGCAGTGACTTCTCTGGCCGACAGTGAAAGTCATGCTCGGAGTCAGGCGGTCGGTATTACAGAACACATGATCAAACTGGATCGAGCCAAACTGATTGAAACTCTGTCCCGCTATATCAGTCATTCTTAA
- a CDS encoding MBOAT family O-acyltransferase codes for MLFSSLVFLCLFLPLVLAVYYLTGKDQRNQFLLIASLAFYAWGEGRLVVLLLLSLIFNYVLAARIGKLICDRTQESASRAKILVAFAVIANLIPLAYYKYSGFLLGDSLDPILGAGWFDVALPLGISFYTFQAMSYVIDVYRRDASPAKSFTHFACYVTCFPQLVAGPIVRYKDVSRQLIERVTSIDKFHEGIKRFVVGLAKKVLIANTLAVYADVAFGLPVEDLSIEHAWIGAICYALQIYFDFSGYSDMAIGLGLMLGFRFAENFNYPYIAVSIQDFWSRWHISLSTWFRDYLYIPLGGNRNGKLRTIVNLWIVFLLCGLWHGASWNFILWGAYYGAFLSLERIIHKDLTAKVPNIVRRCYVLLVVLVGWVLFRATTLEQTAGYLAAMAGQGAGMLWAYPFKTDLLLAIFFGIVFSMPVQQSLARIPPRIRVGFEPLYIMMLMGTSMLLLVNGTHNPFLYFRF; via the coding sequence ATGCTCTTCAGTTCATTAGTCTTTCTGTGCCTGTTTCTGCCACTTGTCCTTGCCGTCTATTATTTGACTGGCAAGGATCAACGGAACCAGTTTCTGCTGATTGCGAGTCTAGCCTTTTATGCATGGGGCGAAGGCCGGCTTGTCGTTCTTCTGCTGCTATCGCTGATCTTCAATTATGTTCTGGCTGCACGAATCGGAAAGTTGATTTGTGATCGGACTCAGGAATCTGCAAGCCGTGCGAAGATTCTTGTGGCGTTTGCCGTCATCGCGAATCTCATTCCGTTGGCCTATTACAAATACTCGGGTTTCTTACTGGGCGATTCGCTCGACCCAATTCTCGGAGCGGGCTGGTTTGATGTCGCGTTGCCGCTGGGGATCAGTTTCTACACGTTCCAGGCAATGAGTTACGTCATTGACGTTTACCGCAGGGATGCTTCTCCTGCGAAGAGTTTCACCCATTTTGCCTGCTATGTCACCTGCTTCCCTCAACTCGTGGCTGGGCCAATCGTTCGATACAAAGATGTCTCCAGACAACTCATCGAACGGGTAACCTCAATTGATAAATTTCACGAAGGCATCAAACGTTTTGTCGTTGGGCTCGCCAAAAAAGTTCTCATTGCGAATACACTTGCGGTCTACGCAGATGTTGCCTTCGGACTTCCTGTCGAAGACCTGAGTATCGAGCACGCCTGGATCGGGGCGATTTGCTATGCATTGCAAATCTATTTTGATTTCTCAGGATACTCGGATATGGCCATCGGATTGGGGTTAATGCTCGGATTCCGATTTGCGGAGAATTTCAACTATCCTTATATTGCAGTCTCAATTCAGGATTTCTGGTCTCGCTGGCATATCTCACTCTCAACCTGGTTCCGGGATTATCTTTACATTCCCCTGGGAGGAAACCGAAACGGCAAGCTCAGAACCATCGTCAATCTTTGGATTGTCTTCCTGCTTTGCGGCTTATGGCACGGTGCCAGTTGGAATTTCATTCTCTGGGGAGCTTACTACGGAGCTTTCCTGTCCCTTGAGCGAATTATTCACAAAGACCTCACAGCTAAGGTGCCCAACATAGTTCGGCGGTGTTATGTCTTACTCGTTGTATTGGTTGGCTGGGTTCTGTTCAGGGCAACGACACTCGAACAAACAGCAGGATATCTTGCTGCGATGGCGGGTCAGGGAGCCGGCATGCTTTGGGCGTATCCCTTTAAAACGGATCTGTTATTGGCGATCTTTTTCGGAATCGTTTTTTCGATGCCAGTCCAGCAGTCCCTGGCTCGCATCCCTCCTCGAATTCGAGTGGGTTTTGAACCCCTCTATATCATGATGCTCATGGGAACATCCATGCTGCTCCTGGTCAATGGAACCCACAATCCATTTCTGTATTTCCGATTCTGA
- a CDS encoding DUF1571 domain-containing protein has translation MKFRSKFQNFHTIVAWSAFVTLCLCVVSPTASFAQNQSKVPEGHPFAPVVQLAKKAQQAVDQVVDYEAVLTKREMVGNELTTTQMEIKVRHQPFSVYLKFREPHAGREVMYVEGQNGNKILAHEGSGLTSLIGTQSLDVDSSLAMKGNRYPITMIGIENMIEKLIATWEYESQYGECDVKYYPNAQLGNVECRVVETSHPTPRRQFKYSTMRLYLEKETNLPIRCECYGFPAAAGQKAPLIEEYTYTNLHTNKGLNDFSFDSKNPSYQF, from the coding sequence GTGAAATTTCGATCAAAATTCCAAAACTTTCACACAATCGTGGCATGGTCTGCTTTTGTAACTCTCTGCTTGTGTGTTGTTAGCCCGACTGCAAGTTTCGCCCAAAATCAGTCCAAGGTTCCTGAAGGACATCCCTTTGCACCTGTTGTGCAGCTGGCCAAAAAAGCACAGCAGGCTGTCGATCAGGTGGTCGACTACGAAGCCGTTCTGACAAAGCGGGAAATGGTCGGTAACGAACTGACAACGACTCAAATGGAAATCAAAGTTCGACACCAGCCCTTTAGCGTTTATCTGAAATTCCGTGAACCTCATGCCGGTCGCGAAGTGATGTATGTCGAAGGTCAAAATGGAAATAAGATTCTGGCACACGAAGGCTCGGGACTGACATCGCTGATCGGAACCCAATCCCTGGACGTCGATTCCAGCTTGGCAATGAAGGGGAACCGATACCCAATTACAATGATTGGGATTGAGAATATGATCGAAAAGTTGATTGCGACATGGGAATACGAATCCCAGTACGGTGAATGCGATGTCAAATACTATCCCAATGCTCAATTAGGAAATGTCGAATGCCGCGTGGTGGAAACATCCCATCCCACACCTCGACGCCAATTCAAATACAGCACAATGCGACTGTACCTGGAAAAAGAGACGAATCTGCCAATTCGCTGTGAATGCTACGGCTTCCCAGCGGCAGCCGGGCAGAAGGCTCCACTGATTGAAGAATACACTTACACGAATCTGCACACGAATAAAGGTCTTAACGACTTCTCGTTCGATAGTAAGAATCCAAGCTATCAGTTTTAG
- a CDS encoding carboxypeptidase-like regulatory domain-containing protein — MKGFTLIANSMVGLACLGMVIPQVSAMAESPYTQFAQKIQIADIAVIDGVLNGKVVNTQGQLQAGVAISASLQGSLASQATSNEAGEFVLSNLGTGLHELQAGETISTVRIWNGAAPPSAKSKVLLVTGSTERGQILSNRIIGMSTLTTTVVVTGAIIGGVIIANDDDENPPASP, encoded by the coding sequence ATGAAAGGTTTCACTCTGATTGCGAATTCAATGGTCGGACTGGCTTGCCTGGGAATGGTAATTCCACAAGTTTCCGCCATGGCTGAATCACCGTATACGCAATTTGCACAAAAGATACAAATTGCAGATATTGCGGTAATTGATGGCGTTTTAAATGGCAAAGTGGTTAACACCCAAGGTCAACTTCAAGCTGGCGTCGCCATTTCTGCCTCTCTCCAAGGCTCCCTTGCCTCCCAGGCTACCAGTAATGAGGCGGGAGAATTTGTTCTTTCGAATCTCGGAACTGGTTTGCATGAGCTACAAGCTGGCGAAACCATTTCAACGGTACGCATCTGGAACGGAGCAGCCCCTCCTTCTGCCAAGTCGAAAGTATTATTAGTCACTGGCTCCACAGAGCGTGGTCAGATTTTATCCAACAGGATCATTGGTATGAGTACTCTCACGACGACCGTTGTTGTCACCGGAGCAATTATTGGAGGTGTAATTATCGCCAACGATGATGATGAGAATCCTCCTGCCAGCCCATAA